CGGCGTGGCGGCGTTCGCGGTGCCGTTGTTGGCGTGCGAGTAGGTCCAGAGCAGCTTGCCGTCGCTGAGTTGCACGCCGAAGACGTTCTTCGAAGCGAACTGCACGATCTGCCGCACGCCGGCGATCTCGGCGACTTGCGGCGAACTGTAATGCGCCCCTTCGACGGCCGACGAACGCCACACCTCGGCGCCGGTATGCTTATCGAGCGCCGCAATCGTTCCTTTCGCGCCGCCGGGCGTGACGATCAAGAGCTCTCCTTCCACCAGCGGCGACTCGCTGTAGCCCCAGCCCGGCTTCCCGCCGCCGAAATCTTTCGCGAGGTTCTTGTACCACAGGGTCTTGCCGGTCGCGAGGTCGAGGCAGGTGAGATCGCCGTTGCCCCCTTCCGCGTAGACGACCTTGCCGTCGATCGTCGGGGTGCCGCGCGGGCCGTCGCCGAAGCTGTTGCGATAGCCGCCGAAGAAGCCCCGGAGTTCGTTTTCGCTCAGGGTGCCGTCCTTGCCGGCCTGCGATTGTTCGTAGAACGTCGCCAGCTCCTCGCCGCTTAGCAGACCATCGAGGCCGGCCTCGTTCTTCTTGAAATGCGCTTCGAGTTCTTCCGGCGTGAGTTGATCGTCCGCCTTGCCGGACGCGGGATCCTTCACGTCGGCGCGGCCGAACGGATCTTGCGCCGCCGTGCCGTTGGCTTCCTTCTTCGAGAGCTTGCCGTCGGCGTCTTTGTCGGCCTTCATGATGTCGGCGGTGCGCTGCGCGGCCAGCGCCGCGGCATCGGCCGTCTTGTCGGCTTTGTCGATCTTGGTGAATTGGTTGCGGAAGCGATTGGCCGTCTCGGCGAAGCCGAGCTTGCCGTCGCCGTCGGTATCGAGCAGCTTCAAGAGCTTCGCGGTTCGCGCGGCGGCGATTGCCTTTTCGTCCCCTTTCACGGCGGCTTGCTCGAAGCCGTAGAAGTCGGGCCCGATGCCGATGAGCGCTTCGGCTTCGTCGATCGTCCCGTCGGTGTTTTTATCGAGCTTCTTCTTCTCGGCGACGAGCTTCGCCGTCAGCTCGACGGCGACCGGCTCCGGCTGCACGGCCCACACGGTCGAACCGTCCGAGGCCTTCAAGCAGACGATGTGTTCGACCCCGTCGAGATCCCCTTGCGTGACGATGAGTCCATCCTTCACGGCGAGCGACGAGTAGCCGACGCCGACGGAATCGACTTGCCACACGACCGGCGGACCGGCATCGGGCCACTGGCGCGCATAACCGGTCTCGCTGCTCAGATTGTTGCGCAACGGTCCGCGCCATTGCGGCCAATCGCCGGGACCGAAGGGGACCTCGGCGAAGGAAGACGACGCAAACGCAAAGCAAGCGAGCAGCGCGAGGGTTCGCGAGGAAACGATCATGGCCGGGCGACTCCGAAGAGAATGATTCAGGTGGGATGATTCGGCAGGCGAGGGAAGATCGTTATTGTGACCGACCCGCGGCAATGCGGAAATAGGGGTCTCCGGCCGATGCCCGTGTTTTTTGGGATGCCGGTGTTTTTCGGATCGAGATCACGGTTTCGGTGTTGCCGCTGCGGGCGATGTCCATCCCGGCGAGGCGACGAACGACGACAGCAGCCGGCCCGACGCCGCGTCCCAAATGCGCACGGTGCCGTCGTGCGAACCGGCGGCGACGCGCAGGGTCACGGGCTCGACATCGACGCAATACGTCCAAGCGGTCGAGCCGAGCAGATCGACCCCCGGCTTGAGAGTGGTGAGATCGAACTGCTTCACCGGGCCGTCGCCGGTCGCGACGAACAGCCGATCGCTTGCCGCGGCCAGATGCAGGCCCGGCCTGCGCGAGGCGTGCGGCAAGAACTGCGTATGGGCCGTCGTGGCGAAGCGCGATTCCATGTCTCCTGCGTCGCCGCTCTCGGCCTGCGCCTTCTCGGGCTCCCAGAGCCGCACCGAACGCCCTTCGCCGACCGACACCGCCCGAGGCGACTTCGGCAGGAAGGCGACATCGGCCACGGCGAACCGACCGGCTTCGTTGGTGAGGTTCATTTGATGGCCGTTAAACGTGGTGAAAAGTTTTCCGGTCGCGGCGTCGAGCACTTTCACCGTGCAATCCTTGCCGGCCGTGGCGACGAAGCGGTCGTCGTCGCGAAACGACACGGCGGTCGCGAAGTCGGAATGGAGCCGCGACGTCCAACGCTGTTTGAGGTCGGCGGCATCGAACACGCGCACCGAACGATCGGCCGAAGCGGCGGCGATGCGCGTGTCGTCGCGGTTCCACGCCGCGCCGAGGACGACGTCGTCGAATACGGCGACGACGCGCGGCGGCGCCTTGCCCGTCGGGTCGACGAGCGAGAGTTCGCCGAAGTCGCCGGGGCTGCCGCCGCCGACGAGCAGCCGTTTGCCCGCGCGATCGAACTTCAACGCATGAATTCGCAGGGGTAAGCCGCCGAGGCGACGAACCAGCTTCCCTTCGGCGCTCCAGAGCGTGACTTCGTAATGTCCGGCGACCGCCACCTCGCCCGTCGCCGGCGACCAGGCCAAGGCATAGGCCGGGGACGGGTGCGCGTAGCGCTCCGGCGCGGCCGGATGTTTCCGCGCCGGCAGCTGCGACTTGATCGAGGCCGACGGGTCGACGCCGTCGAACTTCGCGCCGGCCGCGATCCAGCGCCGCACCAAGTCGAGCTCGGCCTTCGTGAACGGATCGTCTTCCTGAGGCATGCGGGTCGAGGGATCGGCGTCGACGAGCCGCGCGAGCAATTCCGATTCATCCGGCTTCCCCGGCTTTACGGCCGCAGTGCCGGAGGCACCCGAGAGCGTGAGAAACTCGAACGTGTGGAGTCGATAATCCCCTTCGGCTTTCTTATCGCCGTGGCAACCGGTGCAGCGCGAAGTGACGAGCGGCGCGATATCGCGCAGGAACGAAACCTCTTCGGCCGACGCGGATGCGGCGACGGAACAAGCGAGTGCGACGATAAAACATCGGGTGGCACGGACAACTCGTTGTCCGTGCGCGGCACGCGCCCGAGGATAATGACTGAGGCACAGCGAATTTGTCGTCATGTTTCCGGCCGCGAATCTCTTGCGCCTACGGCGCACGGACAACGAGTTGTCCGTGCCACCCAAGACTTAGTGCTGAAACAAAAACTCTCTCGTGTTGAACAGAGCCCAGAGCAAGTCGCGAATCGATTCTTTTCGATCGGAGCCGCGTTTCACGAACGCGAGGATGCTCGCCCGCTCGGCGTCGGTCGGCTTACGGGCGAAGGCCGAGAGATAGACTTCGTCGCACAGCGCCGTGTCGTCGAGCTGGGCGTAGCGCGCGGCGCCGTTGCTCGACGCCGCTTGCGTCTCCGCGCCGTTGAGCAAGTTCAGGGCTTGATCGAGCGTCGGGTCGCTCGAACGATCGCACGCGCAGGCACTCTCGCGCTTCGGCTGACCGAACGCCTCGGCGAACTGCGACCGCTCGGGAAACGGCCGCTGCGTGTGATACGCCATGCGGAATTTAAGTTCCGCGATCGTCTGCCGCAGGTTCTGCACTTGCCCGTCGGTCGCTTGCCGATAGTCGACGACCGCTGATCGTAGCTCGTTCGGCAGCGCCTCGGCGGCGGCGAGCGCGTCGACGGCGTCGCGCCGTACTTCAAATCGTTCGAGCCCCTTATCGTTCCACTTCACGAAGCCGCCCCGAATCTTCTTCGAGTCCGTAGGCCCCTCCACGCGCAAGACCATGCGCCGCAAGCCCGGCTCGAGCTTGAGCGCGATCTCTTTCGTCCCGCCGTTGCGGCGCTGCTTCGGATCTTTTTCGTGAACGGTGCGGCCGTCGAGCTCGAGGGTATACGCCGCATCGGTCGTGAGCGAGAAGGTCGCGCTGCCGGCTTCGCGCACATGCAACTCCGTCGCGAACCAGCGGACTCCGTCTTGCGGCAGCTCCAAGGCAAAATCTTGCAGATCGATCCAGCGGAGTTCGTCGCTCCAGTCGCTCGCCGGAAGCTTCGCAAGGTCGACCGCCGCGGCTTCCTTCTTCTCCTTCGCAACATAAGTCCGCCACAGGCCGTTCCACAGCGGCGCCTTTTGGATCCGCTCTCGGACGTTCTTCTCCCATGCCGGTTGCTCGGAGCGAACCTTGTCGAGCCGCGCGGCGAGCTCGGCCTCGCGCTCGCGAATGCGATCCGACGACGCCACGACCGGCTCGAGCGTTCGGCTCGCATAGCCGATCGCATCGCGGAGTTGTTCGCCGGTCAGGCGGCGCGGGGTGTAGTGCGAGAACAACGTTCGATCGGCTTCGTTCCACGGCGAGGTGTTCGTCGAACGTTGATACGCGCGGCTATTGGCGATCGTCCGCACGACGGCCTTCCGATCGTAGCCGTGGCTCTCGAAGTCGGCGGCCAAGGCATCGAGCAGTTCCGGGTTCGCCGGCGGATTCGACGACCGAAAATCATCGACCGGATGCACGATGCCGCGCCCCAAAAGATGCGCCCAAATCCGGTTCACGGCGACCCGCGCGAAGAACGGATTCTCCGGCTTCGTCAGCCAGGCGGTGAAGATCGCGCGGCGATCGGCGTCGGGCTTGCCGGCCGTTTTCGTCGCGACGTCGACCCCCCAAGGGACCATCACTTTGCCGGTGCTCGGGTTCGTCGCTTCTCCCATCGGCGCCACGGTGATCGTGTCGTTGTCTTGCCGCACGCGCGTAAACACGGCGACGATCCGGTAGTAGTCGTCCTGCGTCCAGCTCTCGAACGGATGATTGTGGCACTTCGCGCAGTTGATGCGCGAGCCCATGAAGAGCTGCGCCGTCGCTTCGGAGATATCGTCTTGCTTGGGGATCGCTTCGAAGAAGTTCGACGGCCCGACGCTGTGCGTGTCGCCGATCGCGGTGAGCAGCTCGCGCACGTGGCGATCGTACGGCACGTTGCGGCGCCACTCGTCGACGAGCCAATCGTTGAACAGCGCGGCTCGGCCGGCCAAGATCTTCCGCCCGTCGCTCCGCATCAGCTCGACGTCGAGCACCTGCGGGTTCACTCGATAAAGATCGGCTTCCTTTTGAGCCCAAGAGCGGGCGAACTCTTCGCTCGCAAGGAGGCGATCGATCAGCGCGGCGCGCTTCGTCGGCTTGCCGTCGGCGAGGAACTCGCGCACTTGTTCGGCGGTCGGCGGGAGGCCGGTCAGGTCGAGATGGATGCGGCGGGCGAACACGGTATCGTCGCAAAGTTCGCTCGGCACGAATTGCAATTGCTTCAACTTCGCATGCACGAGCCGGTCGACGTAGTTGTTCTCCGCCGGCTCCCGCGAGGTTTCGTTTTCGGCGGCCTTCTTCCAAGCCGCGTCGAAGCCCGGCAGCGGATGAATGACCGTGAAGTAGACCGACTCGACGAAGTCGAGATACCGCACCGTGACGGCGGTGAGCCCTCGCTCCCGTCCGGTAACGAGCCCTTCCGGGCCGACGACCGCGATCTCTTTGTTCGAGCTGTCGAACGTGGCGAGGCGCGTGACGTCTCGCTTGGTGCCGTCGGCGAACTCGGCCACGACGTTGAGTTGCTGCCGCACGTACGGCACGACGACCGTTCGCGCAGGGCCCGGCGATACGGTGATGCCGACGCAACGCGGAGCGTCGGCCTTCCCGACGTTCGCCCCTTCGGCGATCCAATCGCGCAGCACCGTGTAAGCGGCGTCCGTCGGGTGGAGGCGCTTCCCGCCGACGTGCGTTACCCGGAGCAGCGGCTTCTTCAACAACAAACTTTCCAGCGGCGCATTCGGTTCGACGCGCCGTGCCAAGCCGCCGGTCGTCAGCGAATCTTCATCGATCGAGGGTTTGTAGGCGAGCATCGACAGCGCGAAGCCCCCTTTCCCCTCGGGTGCCCCGTGGCACGAGCCGGCGTTGCACCCTTGCTTCGTCAACGCCGGAAGAACTTCCGAGCGGAAGCGAACCGGATCGGGCCGGTCGAGGTTCGCCGCTTCGAACGGCACCGATTGCCGCTGCGAACCGACGCGAACTTCAAGCGTCGTCCGACCGCCGGCCGGCCCCGTAGCGCGCGCCGAAACTCTGCCCCCGACGACGGTCGCGAGCGCTTCGTCTTGCGAACGAATCTCCGCGACGTGCGTGAGGTCGCGGGTTGCGCCGGCGGCATCGTAGCCGGTGACGATCAGTTGCGCCGTCTCGCGCGCGGCCCGCAACATGACTTGCTGCGGAACGACTTCGATGCGCACCACGCCCACGGTGAGATCATCCGCGGCCGGCGCTCGCTCGGCCGATGCCGCGACGGCAAGCAGCACGAGCGCGACAGTCCGTAATCGCCGAATGATGTGCGAAGCTTGCATCGTTAGAGCAGCTCCGGAATGGGCTCGCCCTTGCGGGCCAGCATGATCGGGCGATTCGCCGGCGTGTAGATCGGCTTGTGCCGATCGAGCCCGAGCTTTTCGTAGATCGTCGCGGCGTAGTCGTCGATGGTGTAGGCGTTCGCGCTGGCGATGTATCCGCCGTCTTTGTCCGATTCGCCGATCGTTTGGCCGCCGCGCACGCCGGCTCCGGCGAAGGCGAACGAGAACGCATGAACCCAATGGTCGCGCCCTTGGCTCTTGTTGATCTTCGGCGTCCGGCCGAATTCGGTGACGAAGCAGACGAGCGTCTCGGCCAGCAGGCCGCGCTCGTCGAGATCGTCGAGCAAGGCCGCGAGCGCTTGATCCGTGCTCCCCATCATCGGCCAAGTGGCGATGCCGAAGCGTCCGCCGCCGGCTCCGCTTACGCCGGGCTTGTTCGTGTTGTCGGCCGAGTAGATCGCGTCGTGATGGTCCCAATTCATGTTGCCGCCGCCGGGATAATTCACCGACTTCCCCTCGCGCCACGAGCTCGAGGGTTCGCGACAATCGACCGTCACGTAGCGCACGCCGGCTTCGATCAGCTTCCGGCCGAGCAAGTAGCATTGTCCGCGATGGCCGGTGCCGTACTTCTCGCGGAGCTTTTCCGGCTCGCTCTTCAGATCGAATGCTTTGCGCGTCGCCGGGTTCGTCAGCATGTCTTCGGCCTGCCCGCGCAACGAGCCGAGCGCTTGCACGTCTTTCACGCGCTCGGCGCCGGGAATGCCGACGTCGAGGTTGCTCAACAGATCGGTCCGGTCGCGAAACCGCGCGGCGTCGATGTTGCCGACCAGCCCGAGGTTCGGCACGGTCCAAGCGGGATCGCACGGGTTGCCGCCGGTGCGAAACACTTTGTGAGCCGGCGGCAGAAAGCCGATCGTCGAGTTATACGCCTGCTCGCTCCCGCCGGGCACCATGATGTTGCTCGGTAAGTAGCTCGCCTGGCTGCCGGCCAAGAGCGACACGACGGAACTAATGTCGGGCATGTCTTCCGGCCCGCCGGGGGCTTCGCCCGAGAAGACGTATTTCGAGCCCATCGGGTGCGAGTTGCCGATGCCGGGCGTCGGCTGAATCATCGAGCGGACGATCGCGAGCTTATCCATGTGCCGCGAGGTTTGCGCGAGCAGCTCCGTAACGAAGATGCCGGGCACATTCGTCGCGATCGGCTTGTGTGGGCTCCGGTGTTCGGCAGCCGCCTCGGGCTTCGGGTCCCAAGTGTCGATGTGCGACACGCCCCCTTGCTCGAAGAGGATGAGCACGCGCTTCGCCTTGGCCGACTTCGCCGCCGCCGACACCGAACTCTGCCACTGCGGCCCAAGGCCGGCAAGCGACGAGAGCCCGCAGACGCCGAGTTGCAAGATGCTGCGGCGCGTAGCGCGAGCGCGTGGAAGCATGATGGGATGGTGTCCGGGCGGGAACGGAAGGAATCGGGGCGGGTCTTCCATTCTAGTCCCGAAGCGCACAGCCCCGCAACGCGAAACCGCTCGGTGCGGTGCGTTCACTTTCTTCGTGCTCGCCTCAGATAGCCGCTCTCGGCTTAGTTCTTATCCCGGAACTCTCCCTCGCCGCCGCCGGATTTCGGTGGGTCGACGGTTCCCTTCGGGTCGCGGAAGTCTCCTTCGTCTCCTTCGCCGCGCGCTCCTTTGGAGAAGCGGTCGGCGCCGGGTGCGGGAGAGCCCGGCGCAGCGGAACCGGGAGCCGCCGAACCGTAGACCGCGGCGGCGGTCGCCTCGCTCCGACCGATCCAAACGTGGTAGTATTCGTTCCCCGATTTCAACACCATCTTCGCTTCCTTCCCTTCCGGAATCCTATTGCGGGCCACGCGCAGTTCTTGCAGCGTGCGCGTCGGCCGGCCGCCGAGTTTGGTGATGGTATCGTTGCGGGCGATGTTCCCTTGCTGCGCCAGTTCGGCAGCCGGCGTGTTGCGAATGAAGTTGGAGATGCGCATCCCGCCATTGCCTTCGACGACGTACACTCCGAGGTAGCCGGGATAGTCGGGATTCTGCGCCGAGGCCGCTTCGGCGACGAAGCACAACGCCGAGGTCAGACATCCGAACGACAACAGATAGGCTGCGCTTTTCATTTTCATGCCTCCCATGAGCCACGGAGCGGAATTCACCCCACAACGGGTGAGTCTATCGCTCGGGAAACCGAAGTCAAATTTTGTCGCAGAGCCCGTTGAACGGCCCACTGAACAACCAGCTGAGCAGCCCGATGCAGATCCGCGAATTCCGCCTCGGAGATGAGCCGGCTTTGCGCACGGTTTTCTATTCCGCCGTGCATGGGCTGGCGAGCCGCGACTACACGCCCGAGCAACTCGACGCCTGGGCGCCGCGCGCTTACGACGCAGCTCGCTGGGCCGAACGGATGCAGACGCTTCGCCCGTTCGTCGTCGAGGATGCCGGCCGAATCGCGGCCTATGCGAGCGTGAACCCGAGCGGCTTCATCGACCATTTCTTCGTCGCGACCTCGTACGCACGGCGCGGGCTCGGCACGCTGCTGATGACGCGCATCCACCAAGCGGCGGAGGAGCAGGGAGTCGCGGTGCTGGAGTCGCACGTGAGTCTCACGGCGCAACCCTTCTTTAAAAAATTCGGCTTCACGATCGTCGAACAACGGCTGCCGGTCGTATCCGGCGTGGCCTTGTCGAACGCCGCGATGCGGAAGGAGTTGGTGCTCGAGCACCCGGTGAGATCTTGATGGTCGAGATCGGTGAAGGTCGGGAGAAATTCGGTTTCACCGCGCCGTGGTTTGTGCGAGATTGGAAATCATGAACTCATCATTACGCCCGCTCACGTTCGTGATCTCCTCGCTCTTAGCCGCCGGCCTCGTTGCGTCGGCAGGTCTGGCGCAGCCGCCGGCGAACGACGCGCCGGCCGCCGCTGCGAAGGCGTTCACGCTCGTGATCTCCGGCGAGATCGATGCGGCGTTGGCTCCGACGGTCGGCCGGCTGACGACTCTGTTTTACGAATCGTATCCGCAGCTGGTCGCGCGGTTCGAAAATCCGCAGAAGCCCGCCCCGCGCCGGATCCGCTTGGTCTTCGAGCGGGGGCTGAAAGTTCCTGCGCATTGCAGCGGCGACCAGGTGACCGTCAGCGTCGATTGGATGCGGCGCCATCCGGAAGATCTCGGCCTGCTCACGCACGAGCTCACGCACGCCGTGCAAGCGTATCCGAGCCCGGAGCCGGGCTGGTTTACCGAAGGCTTGGCCGACTATGCCCGACACAAGTACGGCCCGAAAGAGCAACCCGGCTGGTCGCTCCCCGAGAAACTTACGGCGCAGCAAAGCTACAAGGATAGCTATCGCACGACGGCCCGCTTCCTAGTGTGGCTCGACGGGAAACACCCGGGCCTCGTCGACAAGCTGCACCGCAAAATGCAAAACCGCGACTTCGCCACGGAAGACTTTAGAACGCTCACGGGGACGACGCTGGATGCGCTGTGGGAAGAGTGCGTACGTGAAAAATAAGGGGACATTCTACTTTAATAATTAAAGTAGAATGTCCCCCTTTCCATACCCCCGGAGCGCCGTTCACGGCGCTGCTCGACGCCGTCTGGGCGCTGACGTATCCCTTCGGCCGATTGCAACTCAGCCTGCGCCGCAAAAAGGTTTTCGATCCTCGCCGCTTGTGGCTCGACTACGTGGCGAACAGCGTGTTTATAGAGGACGGACGCGAAAAGAAGCCCGACCAGATAGCCGACGACGACGCCTCTTCCGTAGGTCGCGAGCGCGCCGACGACGATGTAGCAAGCCATCAAGAGTCGAACGTCTGTCATGAGATGTCTCAAGCAACTCGAAATAAGGGGACATTCTACTTTAATAAATAAAGTAGAATGTCCCCTTTATTTTTACAACTTGCCTTCCAGTGCGAGTTGATGGAAGTAGTGCGGGACCGTGTTTTGGTTCTTGAGTAGCCAATCGATCGACGGCTCGTTGTGCATCGCTTTATGGATCGCCTTGGCGGTCGCTTCGCGATTCGTCCGGAACAGAACTTCGTGATCGATTTCCACGTCGACCACGCTCGGGTCGAGCCACACCGAAACGATGATGCCGAGGTCGTCGGCCTTCTGCTTCGGAATATCGCCGGCCCGCACGGCATCGAGCACGCCGTGCGCGATCGCGGCCTGCACGGTTCCCATTAGGATGTTGGTGTACTTCTCGCTATTGACCGTGACCT
This sequence is a window from Planctomycetia bacterium. Protein-coding genes within it:
- a CDS encoding PQQ-binding-like beta-propeller repeat protein, with product MIVSSRTLALLACFAFASSSFAEVPFGPGDWPQWRGPLRNNLSSETGYARQWPDAGPPVVWQVDSVGVGYSSLAVKDGLIVTQGDLDGVEHIVCLKASDGSTVWAVQPEPVAVELTAKLVAEKKKLDKNTDGTIDEAEALIGIGPDFYGFEQAAVKGDEKAIAAARTAKLLKLLDTDGDGKLGFAETANRFRNQFTKIDKADKTADAAALAAQRTADIMKADKDADGKLSKKEANGTAAQDPFGRADVKDPASGKADDQLTPEELEAHFKKNEAGLDGLLSGEELATFYEQSQAGKDGTLSENELRGFFGGYRNSFGDGPRGTPTIDGKVVYAEGGNGDLTCLDLATGKTLWYKNLAKDFGGGKPGWGYSESPLVEGELLIVTPGGAKGTIAALDKHTGAEVWRSSAVEGAHYSSPQVAEIAGVRQIVQFASKNVFGVQLSDGKLLWTYSHANNGTANAATPIVRGDYVYASSGYGTGGGLVKVSNKDGVFSAEEVYFDKTLANHHGGVLLVGEYLYGFGTGLICQDFLSGKIAWKARSVTKGSLTYADGLLFLLGENHEVALADALPDSYQEKGRFKIDNFGRPSWAHPIVAGGRMYIRNMHRMTAYDVRAK
- a CDS encoding DUF1553 domain-containing protein; amino-acid sequence: MQASHIIRRLRTVALVLLAVAASAERAPAADDLTVGVVRIEVVPQQVMLRAARETAQLIVTGYDAAGATRDLTHVAEIRSQDEALATVVGGRVSARATGPAGGRTTLEVRVGSQRQSVPFEAANLDRPDPVRFRSEVLPALTKQGCNAGSCHGAPEGKGGFALSMLAYKPSIDEDSLTTGGLARRVEPNAPLESLLLKKPLLRVTHVGGKRLHPTDAAYTVLRDWIAEGANVGKADAPRCVGITVSPGPARTVVVPYVRQQLNVVAEFADGTKRDVTRLATFDSSNKEIAVVGPEGLVTGRERGLTAVTVRYLDFVESVYFTVIHPLPGFDAAWKKAAENETSREPAENNYVDRLVHAKLKQLQFVPSELCDDTVFARRIHLDLTGLPPTAEQVREFLADGKPTKRAALIDRLLASEEFARSWAQKEADLYRVNPQVLDVELMRSDGRKILAGRAALFNDWLVDEWRRNVPYDRHVRELLTAIGDTHSVGPSNFFEAIPKQDDISEATAQLFMGSRINCAKCHNHPFESWTQDDYYRIVAVFTRVRQDNDTITVAPMGEATNPSTGKVMVPWGVDVATKTAGKPDADRRAIFTAWLTKPENPFFARVAVNRIWAHLLGRGIVHPVDDFRSSNPPANPELLDALAADFESHGYDRKAVVRTIANSRAYQRSTNTSPWNEADRTLFSHYTPRRLTGEQLRDAIGYASRTLEPVVASSDRIREREAELAARLDKVRSEQPAWEKNVRERIQKAPLWNGLWRTYVAKEKKEAAAVDLAKLPASDWSDELRWIDLQDFALELPQDGVRWFATELHVREAGSATFSLTTDAAYTLELDGRTVHEKDPKQRRNGGTKEIALKLEPGLRRMVLRVEGPTDSKKIRGGFVKWNDKGLERFEVRRDAVDALAAAEALPNELRSAVVDYRQATDGQVQNLRQTIAELKFRMAYHTQRPFPERSQFAEAFGQPKRESACACDRSSDPTLDQALNLLNGAETQAASSNGAARYAQLDDTALCDEVYLSAFARKPTDAERASILAFVKRGSDRKESIRDLLWALFNTREFLFQH
- a CDS encoding DUF1501 domain-containing protein; protein product: MLPRARATRRSILQLGVCGLSSLAGLGPQWQSSVSAAAKSAKAKRVLILFEQGGVSHIDTWDPKPEAAAEHRSPHKPIATNVPGIFVTELLAQTSRHMDKLAIVRSMIQPTPGIGNSHPMGSKYVFSGEAPGGPEDMPDISSVVSLLAGSQASYLPSNIMVPGGSEQAYNSTIGFLPPAHKVFRTGGNPCDPAWTVPNLGLVGNIDAARFRDRTDLLSNLDVGIPGAERVKDVQALGSLRGQAEDMLTNPATRKAFDLKSEPEKLREKYGTGHRGQCYLLGRKLIEAGVRYVTVDCREPSSSWREGKSVNYPGGGNMNWDHHDAIYSADNTNKPGVSGAGGGRFGIATWPMMGSTDQALAALLDDLDERGLLAETLVCFVTEFGRTPKINKSQGRDHWVHAFSFAFAGAGVRGGQTIGESDKDGGYIASANAYTIDDYAATIYEKLGLDRHKPIYTPANRPIMLARKGEPIPELL
- a CDS encoding GNAT family N-acetyltransferase, giving the protein MQIREFRLGDEPALRTVFYSAVHGLASRDYTPEQLDAWAPRAYDAARWAERMQTLRPFVVEDAGRIAAYASVNPSGFIDHFFVATSYARRGLGTLLMTRIHQAAEEQGVAVLESHVSLTAQPFFKKFGFTIVEQRLPVVSGVALSNAAMRKELVLEHPVRS
- a CDS encoding basic secretory family protein, translating into MNSSLRPLTFVISSLLAAGLVASAGLAQPPANDAPAAAAKAFTLVISGEIDAALAPTVGRLTTLFYESYPQLVARFENPQKPAPRRIRLVFERGLKVPAHCSGDQVTVSVDWMRRHPEDLGLLTHELTHAVQAYPSPEPGWFTEGLADYARHKYGPKEQPGWSLPEKLTAQQSYKDSYRTTARFLVWLDGKHPGLVDKLHRKMQNRDFATEDFRTLTGTTLDALWEECVREK
- the fae gene encoding formaldehyde-activating enzyme; protein product: MAKKKKSGKSGKKAATGRIVLRSGEALVEADEAWSAAEPEVMIGELDGPVGYALANLLGSQVKGHTKVFAILNSDVQVRPVTMMVSKVTVNSEKYTNILMGTVQAAIAHGVLDAVRAGDIPKQKADDLGIIVSVWLDPSVVDVEIDHEVLFRTNREATAKAIHKAMHNEPSIDWLLKNQNTVPHYFHQLALEGKL